In one window of Candidatus Sulfuricurvum sp. RIFRC-1 DNA:
- a CDS encoding sensor domain-containing diguanylate cyclase produces the protein MFSYSAHIEELKSEILDRNLIMIITDPAGIITDVSKGFEIISGYAKDELVGLTHEIFSHPDTPREIFTHLWETIAQGRPWCGEIKNKNKHGLGYWSKICIEPLLNDKDILGYVGIYTNITEQKELSRKVEIDPLTGIYNRAKLHHLLMNKVEQAYFENTTFTVLFIDLDHFKSINDQYGHLEGDRVLIEFSTLIRESLRSSDLFCRWGGEEFIIVLDKSDENTAYLIAEKLRNLTQENNFGLNRPITLSIGLCQYTPTKSIDDTIKGADQAMYRAKHQGRNQTVLAFNEGK, from the coding sequence TTGTTCAGTTATTCCGCACATATCGAAGAACTAAAATCGGAAATATTAGATCGTAATTTGATCATGATCATAACCGATCCTGCCGGTATCATCACCGATGTCAGCAAAGGATTCGAAATTATCTCTGGATATGCCAAAGATGAATTAGTCGGTTTAACGCACGAAATTTTCAGCCATCCCGATACACCAAGAGAGATATTTACCCATTTATGGGAGACCATCGCACAAGGTCGTCCTTGGTGCGGCGAGATCAAAAATAAGAACAAACACGGGTTAGGATATTGGAGTAAAATATGTATCGAACCGCTTCTCAATGATAAAGATATCCTAGGCTACGTTGGAATTTATACCAATATTACAGAGCAAAAAGAGTTAAGCCGCAAGGTAGAAATCGACCCTCTTACCGGTATTTACAACCGAGCGAAACTGCATCATCTTCTTATGAATAAAGTAGAACAAGCTTATTTTGAAAATACCACCTTCACCGTTCTCTTCATCGACTTAGACCATTTTAAATCGATTAACGATCAATACGGCCATCTAGAAGGTGATCGGGTCTTAATCGAGTTTAGTACCCTTATTCGTGAATCTCTTCGATCCAGTGACCTCTTTTGCCGATGGGGCGGAGAAGAATTTATTATTGTTCTGGATAAGAGCGATGAAAATACGGCCTATCTTATCGCTGAAAAGCTCCGAAACCTCACTCAAGAGAATAATTTCGGACTCAATCGCCCCATCACCCTTAGCATCGGTCTTTGCCAGTATACTCCGACAAAAAGCATTGACGATACCATAAAGGGAGCGGATCAGGCTATGTACAGAGCTAAACATCAAGGAAGAAATCAAACGGTTTTGGCGTTCAATGAAGGTAAATAG
- a CDS encoding cation diffusion facilitator family transporter: protein MSKSVKTALAANGIIAVAKGLAAFFTGSASMMAEAIHSTADCGNQALVLVGQKQAARGKTEAHSFGQGKANFFWSFVVAVVLFSLGGLFSVYEGIHKIMDPQEIQHPWLIVGIIILAVILEGGALKVALKESGTKLKDIFKTIEKSSSSHILVVLIEDSGALLGLFILAIGLLLSLYVDPIFDGIAALMIGILLLSLSTLLFVELKKLLVGESLDRETIKQIKNLLKEESNVLVHINSVRSMFIGSEEVLLVISMNVKDDKLGYEIEQDIKELKHKIQKMLPQHRLDIYIDVFEF, encoded by the coding sequence ATGTCAAAAAGTGTCAAAACGGCTTTGGCGGCTAATGGAATTATTGCTGTAGCCAAAGGTCTCGCCGCGTTTTTTACCGGCTCAGCCTCGATGATGGCGGAAGCGATACACAGCACTGCCGATTGCGGTAACCAAGCTCTCGTTCTGGTCGGTCAAAAACAGGCGGCACGGGGAAAAACGGAAGCCCATTCGTTCGGGCAGGGAAAAGCCAACTTTTTTTGGTCGTTTGTTGTGGCCGTTGTCCTTTTTTCCCTTGGCGGATTGTTTTCAGTGTATGAGGGGATTCACAAAATCATGGATCCCCAAGAGATTCAACATCCGTGGCTCATCGTAGGCATTATCATCCTCGCCGTGATACTCGAGGGGGGAGCGTTAAAAGTTGCACTCAAAGAGAGCGGTACGAAACTCAAAGATATCTTTAAAACGATCGAAAAAAGCTCCTCTTCTCATATTTTGGTGGTTCTTATCGAAGATTCCGGTGCACTGTTGGGGCTTTTTATTTTAGCCATAGGGCTTCTCCTCTCTTTATATGTGGACCCTATCTTCGATGGGATCGCGGCACTGATGATCGGAATTTTATTGCTATCGCTTTCGACACTGCTGTTCGTTGAACTGAAAAAATTACTCGTCGGTGAAAGTTTGGATCGAGAGACGATTAAACAAATCAAAAACCTGCTCAAAGAAGAATCGAACGTTCTTGTTCATATCAATTCGGTACGGAGTATGTTTATTGGCTCTGAGGAAGTTTTATTGGTGATCTCGATGAACGTTAAAGATGATAAACTTGGGTATGAAATCGAGCAGGATATCAAAGAGCTGAAACATAAAATTCAAAAAATGCTTCCGCAGCATAGGCTTGATATCTACATCGATGTATTTGAGTTTTGA
- a CDS encoding TolC family protein, with the protein MRLTWAYSAILIPFLGYAISFNELSERAYSVSGEMIQVDGRINAIRFEKASLMASDPMSIATSARRIKGDDPSNSGTEYGVMVDYSLKNPSFRSAQEHEFELLKKGMHSEMAAQKGQIQIGLKRDWLLYRLEQERGSIFIQKRDFSLKAYQAGEKKFKAGRLSQMELLRLESEYRTTLQEVAAALMEAEHAQHRLREAAMVKDEVIIDDMEFAFIQSGALDDHLKETPLLKSLDTRIEALDASIATLRHSTVESVSIGVGMTQEPTQNSVDFRLSIPLALSSKNENKIAALMSERSALVHMREVTKQKLQLSVSGLVEHLVEREERIKVLGENEKQYETLFAMAQKGYEGGVMGQFEYLASKNVYYDARLRTLELKQSYIQEMAEIEEKIGRIW; encoded by the coding sequence ATGAGATTAACATGGGCCTACAGCGCTATTTTAATACCGTTTTTGGGATACGCAATAAGTTTTAATGAACTTTCCGAACGTGCTTATTCCGTTTCAGGGGAAATGATCCAAGTTGACGGTCGCATCAATGCCATCCGTTTTGAAAAAGCTTCCCTCATGGCTTCTGATCCTATGAGCATTGCAACATCGGCGCGAAGAATCAAGGGAGATGATCCTAGCAACAGCGGTACGGAATATGGGGTTATGGTGGATTATTCGCTAAAAAATCCATCCTTTCGTTCAGCGCAGGAACATGAATTCGAACTGTTAAAAAAAGGGATGCACTCTGAGATGGCTGCCCAAAAGGGGCAGATTCAAATCGGGTTAAAGCGTGATTGGCTTTTGTACAGATTGGAACAAGAACGCGGTTCGATTTTTATCCAAAAACGGGATTTCTCCCTTAAAGCCTACCAAGCCGGAGAGAAAAAATTCAAAGCCGGACGATTGTCGCAGATGGAACTGTTGCGTCTGGAAAGCGAATACCGTACGACACTTCAAGAAGTCGCGGCGGCTCTCATGGAAGCCGAACATGCGCAACATCGTCTGAGAGAAGCGGCAATGGTGAAGGATGAAGTAATCATCGACGATATGGAGTTCGCATTTATACAATCTGGCGCGTTAGACGATCATCTCAAAGAGACTCCGCTGTTGAAATCACTGGATACGCGGATTGAAGCCTTGGATGCCTCCATCGCAACGCTAAGACATTCAACGGTGGAATCGGTATCTATCGGGGTCGGAATGACGCAAGAACCGACCCAAAACAGTGTCGATTTTCGTCTTTCGATCCCCTTGGCACTGAGCAGCAAAAATGAGAATAAAATCGCGGCACTGATGAGTGAACGCAGCGCTTTGGTGCATATGCGGGAAGTTACCAAGCAAAAGCTTCAACTCAGTGTCAGTGGGTTGGTAGAGCACTTAGTCGAGCGTGAAGAGAGAATCAAAGTATTAGGTGAAAATGAAAAACAGTATGAAACTCTTTTTGCCATGGCACAAAAAGGGTATGAGGGGGGCGTTATGGGGCAGTTTGAATACCTTGCATCCAAAAACGTCTACTATGATGCACGATTGCGCACCCTCGAACTGAAACAAAGCTACATTCAAGAGATGGCTGAAATTGAAGAAAAAATAGGGAGAATTTGGTAA
- a CDS encoding PAS domain S-box protein, with protein MIPIDSLPINIAIYRYENGDFIFVNFNLQAEKTDNVKREDLIGKSVEKVFPGVKEFGLLEVLERVYTTGNPEHFKAGYYCDDIREGWRVNDVSRLENGYVMAVYKDVTQEIQLSHSLESLGNLIDKSLNEIYIINPKTLTFCYANGSALHNIGYTMEELSRMSPPDIKPEYGNGEFKQLLQPLLDETIPLLTMETKHRRKDGSEYDVEARIQKMIYLGKEHLVVNIIDITDRIRAQQEMLKLHRIIEQSDDLIMITDCEGIIEYVNDAYTKQTGWEKEKLVGGKPSVFKSGHLSAEVYKKIWKTILSGHTYKGSLQNRKKDGSLYWEEKTITPIRLAGEAITHFISTGKDITEEIKLKEALEESELLFKTLTESALAGIFLYRETFLYVNDAFATMTGYTLDELRKITPMELVAPQEQAFIQERVTGRLKGELQDQIIYQDLKIVTRTGEIRWFYIAISTVKFRGEWTGLGTAIDMTERKMMEKKLEYVAQTDALTGLYNRLRFDDIIQREITFGKRQDIPLSIIYMDIDFFKKINDKYGHDIGDMILKEIAFIIRDVLRVSDYPFRWGGEEFIILCPSTTLTEIKVLAERLRERIAENNFSIHKKVTVSIGLTQYQDGESVDEMIKRADQALYQAKERGRNKVVENIHSFVG; from the coding sequence TTGATACCAATCGATTCTTTACCGATCAATATTGCAATTTACCGGTATGAAAACGGTGATTTTATTTTTGTCAATTTTAATCTTCAAGCAGAAAAAACAGACAACGTTAAACGCGAAGATCTTATCGGCAAAAGTGTGGAAAAGGTTTTTCCGGGGGTTAAAGAGTTTGGTTTGCTTGAGGTACTCGAACGGGTCTATACGACCGGCAATCCCGAACATTTTAAAGCGGGCTATTATTGTGATGATATACGTGAAGGATGGCGTGTTAACGATGTGTCACGTTTGGAGAATGGTTATGTAATGGCTGTTTATAAGGATGTTACGCAAGAAATCCAGCTTTCCCATTCTCTCGAATCTTTGGGAAATTTGATCGATAAAAGTCTGAATGAAATCTATATTATTAATCCCAAAACATTAACGTTCTGCTATGCCAACGGGAGTGCCTTGCATAATATCGGCTATACAATGGAAGAGCTATCACGGATGAGTCCTCCCGATATTAAACCAGAGTACGGTAATGGAGAATTTAAGCAACTTCTTCAACCGCTTCTTGATGAAACCATACCATTGTTGACCATGGAGACCAAACATCGCCGTAAAGACGGGAGCGAATATGATGTGGAAGCGCGTATCCAGAAAATGATCTATCTTGGTAAAGAGCATCTGGTCGTCAATATTATCGATATTACCGATCGAATCAGAGCTCAGCAGGAGATGTTGAAGCTGCACCGTATTATCGAACAAAGTGATGATTTGATTATGATTACCGATTGTGAGGGAATCATCGAATACGTTAACGACGCCTATACCAAGCAAACCGGATGGGAAAAAGAAAAACTTGTAGGCGGTAAACCTTCAGTTTTTAAATCAGGTCATCTTTCTGCTGAGGTTTACAAGAAGATATGGAAAACGATTTTGTCGGGACACACGTATAAGGGGAGTCTTCAAAACCGTAAAAAGGATGGGTCTCTTTACTGGGAAGAAAAAACGATCACCCCGATCCGACTTGCCGGAGAGGCTATCACCCACTTTATTTCGACGGGAAAAGATATTACTGAGGAGATAAAACTAAAAGAGGCACTGGAGGAGAGTGAGCTTCTTTTTAAAACACTGACGGAAAGTGCATTGGCCGGTATTTTTCTCTATCGGGAAACCTTTCTCTATGTCAATGACGCATTTGCAACAATGACCGGATACACATTGGATGAGCTAAGAAAAATAACACCGATGGAACTTGTCGCACCTCAAGAACAAGCGTTTATACAAGAGCGGGTGACAGGCAGATTAAAAGGGGAGTTGCAAGATCAAATCATTTATCAAGATTTGAAAATTGTGACGAGAACCGGGGAAATTCGATGGTTTTATATAGCCATTTCGACGGTCAAGTTTCGGGGAGAGTGGACAGGGCTTGGAACGGCGATTGATATGACGGAACGCAAAATGATGGAGAAGAAGCTTGAGTATGTCGCGCAGACCGATGCTTTGACCGGTTTATACAACCGTCTCCGATTTGATGATATTATCCAGCGTGAAATTACTTTCGGAAAGCGTCAAGATATACCGCTTTCGATTATTTATATGGATATTGATTTTTTCAAGAAGATTAACGATAAATACGGTCATGATATCGGCGATATGATTTTGAAAGAAATCGCCTTTATCATCCGCGATGTTTTACGCGTGAGTGATTATCCCTTCCGTTGGGGTGGTGAGGAGTTTATCATACTGTGCCCCAGTACGACACTCACTGAAATTAAAGTCTTAGCGGAACGGTTGCGTGAGCGAATTGCAGAGAACAATTTTTCCATTCATAAAAAAGTAACGGTAAGTATAGGGCTCACACAGTATCAAGATGGTGAATCGGTCGATGAAATGATTAAAAGGGCCGATCAGGCGCTTTACCAAGCCAAAGAACGCGGTCGCAATAAAGTTGTAGAAAATATACACTCTTTTGTAGGATGA
- a CDS encoding thioredoxin family protein, which translates to MIKYLLMVGMMVLNLSALSIQNDEQFKSAVAGMGKENKLVLMIYTTDDCPECAYMKQKVFHDKAVEGYMDRHFVVIEKNVHKNKLPEGYDFFGIPTMFFIDKSGNKKETIIGSKRAREFLSELKRIRGIK; encoded by the coding sequence ATGATAAAATATTTACTGATGGTGGGGATGATGGTTTTGAACCTTTCTGCGCTTTCCATTCAAAATGATGAACAGTTTAAGAGTGCGGTTGCAGGGATGGGGAAAGAGAATAAACTCGTGTTGATGATTTACACCACGGATGATTGCCCCGAATGTGCCTACATGAAGCAAAAAGTATTTCATGATAAAGCGGTTGAGGGATATATGGACCGTCATTTTGTCGTAATCGAGAAAAATGTTCATAAAAACAAACTCCCTGAGGGGTACGATTTTTTCGGGATTCCGACGATGTTTTTTATCGATAAATCGGGGAATAAAAAAGAGACGATTATCGGGAGCAAGCGGGCACGTGAGTTTTTGAGTGAGCTGAAGCGTATCCGAGGGATCAAATGA
- a CDS encoding efflux RND transporter permease subunit — MLNSIIEFSLKQRIIVLLAALAIIVYGIYSFIKIPIDAFPDISPTQVKIILKAPGMTPEEVESRVVRPLEAELMGIENQVLLKSTSKYAIADITIDFSDGTDIYRARSQVNEKLASAMESLPKGVSGGMAPITTPLGEVFMFTVEGNLSQQAKRELLDFVIRPALRGAVGVADINALGGEVRTIAVIPDVSAMGRMGITLADLEAALAENLKNDGAGRLDKGDEAYLVKVQSGVQNSDEIANITIHSHNGPIRLGDFCTLNDESRTRLGFVTKDGLGEATEGLVMALRGANAKETIIDIKQRLAALEPTLPKGVSIVPFYDRSELTQKAVDTVSTALLEAVILVILLLLLFLGDVRAAIAVAVILPLSLSIAFIMMRYFGITANLMSLGGLAIAVGMLVDSAVVVVENTFAKLGEADQKLPKLHLVYRASKEVSVSVFSGLLIIAVVFLPLLTLEGLEGKLFAPVAMTIVFALLGSLILSLTVIPVVASLLLKTVPHSETRLDRFFAQLYAPTLNFALTRTKTLFIGAILFLVLSFSLFGLVGKTFMPTLDEGDLILIVEPMPSISLEASKELNLAIQKELLNTIPEIKTIVARTGTDELGLDPMTLNQTDTFLILKPKEEWKAKSKEEIMENIMIALKPFTGVGFSFTQPIDMRISEMLTGTRGDLAVKIFGTDIDTLNTLSAEVGTILEEIDGSSEVVVTLNEGINYLSITPDRLATANTGVSSGELQQFLKASLEGIIVDTVPQGNARTPVMIRLDSDIAQNYEKFSALEIPLSEGGSVPLASVATIEETEGPVQVLRENNERLSVVRSNVENRDLVGFVEEAKQKINEGVQLPKGYHIVYGGEFENQQRSSARLMAVVPVSIGVIFLILFFTFRSVSTTLLILLNIPFAVTGGIISLFLSGEYLSVPASVGFIALFGIAVLNGVVMVSYFNTLLGNGLTIDDAVAEGARRRLRPVLMTAFIAALGLLPLLFASGVGSEIQKPLAIVVLGGLVTSTILTLLILPPAFKMIYKRGQK, encoded by the coding sequence ATGTTGAATTCCATCATCGAATTTTCGCTTAAACAGCGTATTATTGTCCTTTTGGCCGCTTTGGCGATCATAGTTTACGGGATTTATTCCTTTATTAAAATCCCTATCGATGCTTTTCCCGATATTTCACCTACGCAGGTAAAAATTATCCTTAAAGCTCCGGGGATGACCCCCGAAGAGGTAGAATCCAGAGTCGTTCGTCCGTTGGAAGCGGAACTGATGGGGATAGAAAATCAAGTCCTCCTCAAAAGTACCTCCAAATACGCTATTGCCGACATAACCATTGATTTTAGCGATGGTACGGATATCTATCGTGCCCGTTCTCAGGTTAACGAAAAGCTTGCTTCGGCGATGGAATCACTGCCCAAAGGGGTAAGCGGAGGGATGGCTCCGATTACAACACCGCTGGGTGAAGTATTTATGTTTACGGTTGAAGGAAATTTGAGTCAGCAGGCCAAACGCGAACTGCTCGATTTCGTCATCCGTCCGGCACTGCGGGGAGCGGTTGGGGTTGCGGATATCAATGCGTTGGGCGGAGAAGTACGGACCATCGCGGTTATCCCCGATGTGAGTGCTATGGGGCGTATGGGAATTACCTTGGCTGATTTAGAAGCGGCACTGGCAGAAAACCTCAAAAATGACGGTGCGGGAAGACTAGACAAAGGGGATGAGGCGTATTTGGTCAAAGTCCAAAGCGGTGTTCAAAACAGCGATGAAATCGCTAATATCACGATCCATTCGCACAACGGCCCGATACGTCTCGGCGACTTTTGTACTCTGAACGATGAGTCGCGTACGCGGCTGGGTTTTGTCACCAAAGATGGTTTGGGAGAAGCGACTGAGGGGCTCGTGATGGCACTGCGCGGAGCCAATGCCAAAGAGACGATCATCGACATTAAACAACGACTTGCCGCATTGGAACCGACCCTTCCAAAAGGGGTGAGTATCGTCCCTTTTTATGATCGGAGCGAATTGACTCAAAAAGCGGTGGATACGGTTTCTACGGCATTGCTTGAAGCGGTCATTCTGGTCATATTGCTATTGCTGCTTTTTTTGGGGGATGTTCGAGCGGCGATAGCGGTAGCCGTTATCTTGCCGTTGTCACTCTCCATAGCCTTTATCATGATGCGTTATTTTGGAATTACAGCCAATCTGATGAGCTTGGGCGGTTTGGCGATAGCGGTCGGGATGCTCGTCGACTCAGCGGTGGTAGTGGTTGAAAATACTTTTGCCAAACTGGGTGAGGCAGATCAAAAGCTCCCAAAACTTCACCTCGTCTATCGTGCTTCCAAAGAGGTAAGTGTTTCGGTATTCAGCGGACTTTTGATTATTGCCGTCGTTTTTTTACCGCTCTTGACACTGGAGGGGCTTGAGGGGAAACTTTTTGCACCCGTGGCGATGACGATCGTGTTTGCCCTCTTGGGTTCATTGATCCTCTCTCTTACCGTCATTCCGGTTGTCGCATCGTTGCTTCTCAAAACGGTTCCACATTCTGAAACTCGATTGGATCGTTTTTTTGCACAGTTGTATGCTCCGACACTCAATTTTGCCTTGACTCGAACCAAGACGCTCTTTATCGGAGCGATACTCTTTTTAGTTCTAAGCTTTTCCCTGTTTGGGTTGGTAGGTAAAACGTTTATGCCGACGTTGGATGAGGGGGATTTGATTTTAATTGTAGAACCGATGCCTTCTATCTCATTGGAAGCGTCCAAAGAGCTTAATTTGGCCATTCAAAAAGAGCTTCTTAACACAATTCCGGAGATCAAGACTATTGTTGCGCGAACGGGGACGGATGAACTGGGATTGGATCCTATGACACTGAATCAAACCGATACGTTTTTGATCCTAAAGCCTAAAGAAGAGTGGAAGGCAAAAAGCAAAGAGGAGATCATGGAAAATATTATGATTGCTCTTAAACCTTTTACGGGGGTAGGGTTTAGCTTTACTCAGCCCATTGATATGCGTATCTCGGAAATGTTGACGGGAACACGCGGTGATTTGGCAGTCAAAATTTTCGGTACCGATATTGATACGCTGAATACGCTCAGCGCAGAGGTGGGAACGATTTTAGAGGAGATTGATGGCTCCAGCGAAGTCGTTGTTACCCTAAACGAGGGGATAAACTATCTCAGTATTACCCCTGATAGGCTGGCGACAGCAAATACGGGAGTAAGCAGCGGCGAATTGCAGCAATTTTTAAAAGCCTCATTGGAAGGGATTATTGTCGATACCGTTCCTCAGGGCAATGCACGCACCCCCGTTATGATCCGTTTGGATAGTGATATCGCGCAGAATTACGAGAAGTTTAGCGCTTTAGAGATCCCTTTGAGTGAAGGGGGAAGCGTTCCATTGGCAAGTGTGGCTACGATAGAGGAGACCGAGGGGCCGGTACAAGTCCTTCGAGAAAATAATGAGCGTCTGAGTGTGGTGCGCTCCAATGTAGAAAACCGGGATTTGGTCGGATTTGTCGAAGAGGCGAAACAAAAAATCAATGAGGGGGTTCAACTCCCGAAGGGATACCATATCGTTTACGGCGGAGAGTTTGAGAATCAGCAACGTTCATCTGCACGTTTGATGGCCGTGGTTCCGGTGAGTATCGGAGTGATATTCCTGATTCTCTTTTTCACCTTCCGATCGGTGAGCACTACCTTACTTATCTTGTTAAATATCCCTTTTGCTGTGACGGGGGGGATTATCTCGCTTTTCTTGAGCGGCGAGTATCTCTCTGTTCCGGCATCGGTCGGATTTATTGCACTTTTCGGGATTGCGGTACTCAACGGGGTTGTGATGGTGAGTTATTTTAATACTCTTCTGGGGAACGGGTTGACGATCGATGATGCGGTTGCTGAGGGGGCGCGCCGACGGCTCCGTCCGGTATTGATGACGGCATTTATCGCGGCACTTGGACTGTTACCGCTGTTATTTGCCTCCGGTGTGGGAAGTGAGATCCAAAAACCATTGGCAATCGTTGTTTTGGGGGGATTGGTGACATCGACCATTTTGACCCTGTTGATTTTACCGCCGGCTTTTAAAATGATCTATAAACGAGGACAAAAATGA
- a CDS encoding DUF350 domain-containing protein codes for MFLEYFLSFALFFFTAIAVFGIFLFLYAKVTPYDDYQMIFGENNTAAALGFGGAVLGLSIPLYSALVHSVSYIDFVMWAGVAMAIQLVFAFILTRLSGKFSVEKHIHNGDLSVGTFMAFMSISIGLINAGSMSY; via the coding sequence ATGTTTCTAGAATATTTTCTCTCCTTCGCTCTTTTCTTCTTTACCGCAATAGCGGTTTTCGGCATTTTCCTTTTTCTTTACGCGAAAGTTACGCCGTATGATGATTATCAAATGATCTTCGGTGAAAACAACACCGCAGCGGCGCTTGGATTCGGCGGAGCTGTTTTAGGTCTCTCAATCCCCCTTTACAGCGCGTTGGTGCATAGTGTTTCGTACATCGATTTCGTGATGTGGGCCGGTGTTGCCATGGCAATTCAGCTTGTCTTTGCTTTTATACTTACACGCCTTAGCGGCAAGTTTTCCGTTGAAAAGCATATTCACAACGGGGATCTCTCCGTCGGTACTTTTATGGCGTTTATGTCGATCTCTATCGGTTTGATCAATGCCGGTTCCATGAGCTACTAA
- a CDS encoding efflux RND transporter periplasmic adaptor subunit — translation MKRSLLLLMAATAAMAQITISEAQMKKMGITAGKVSVTRSATVGPLIAKIDYDEEKSKSYFLDHEASVAALNVHAGDRVRQGEILGRIASPELLADGFELKEVRNRYQSILNNVKKDEALYKDGVISYRDYQISALEAASLRSRISTLEAQFSLAGVRPNRDGSLAVIAQKNGIITTAPSAVAEKITPYHPYFRISDTDAMVALLNLSPKQITSISKGDKVFNKTGTSLGTIISVSPSVNGSTNSATAIARLHDRSGELRAGTTTGLFVSVSKPLTSILIPSNAVVKHQGKSICFIRTPKGFQAQELAIVGLSKEGVLVRQSGIDQNTQVAMSGLIVLKGAMSGLGFE, via the coding sequence ATGAAACGAAGTTTACTACTGCTCATGGCGGCAACGGCGGCGATGGCACAGATCACGATCAGTGAAGCACAAATGAAAAAAATGGGGATCACAGCGGGGAAAGTAAGTGTTACCCGCAGTGCAACGGTAGGTCCTCTCATCGCAAAAATTGACTACGATGAAGAGAAATCCAAAAGCTATTTTCTGGATCATGAAGCGTCAGTAGCGGCATTGAACGTACACGCCGGTGATCGGGTACGCCAAGGAGAAATTCTTGGCCGTATCGCTTCCCCTGAACTGTTAGCGGATGGATTTGAACTCAAAGAGGTTCGCAATCGCTATCAAAGCATCCTAAACAATGTCAAAAAAGATGAAGCCCTCTACAAAGACGGGGTTATATCCTATCGTGATTATCAAATCAGCGCTCTCGAAGCGGCCTCATTACGCTCACGTATCTCGACGCTTGAGGCTCAGTTCAGCCTTGCCGGAGTTCGTCCAAATAGGGATGGTTCTTTAGCGGTTATCGCACAAAAAAATGGGATTATAACCACGGCACCATCGGCTGTAGCTGAAAAAATCACCCCGTATCACCCTTATTTTAGGATTTCGGATACCGATGCGATGGTTGCACTGCTGAACCTGTCTCCCAAACAAATTACTTCGATCTCTAAAGGGGATAAAGTGTTCAATAAAACAGGAACTTCGCTGGGTACGATTATTTCTGTCTCTCCATCCGTAAATGGTTCGACGAACTCTGCCACTGCGATTGCCCGTTTACATGATCGCTCCGGCGAGTTACGAGCCGGAACAACCACCGGATTATTTGTGTCGGTATCTAAACCGCTAACCTCTATCCTCATCCCCTCAAACGCTGTTGTAAAACATCAAGGAAAAAGTATTTGTTTTATTCGTACGCCAAAGGGTTTTCAAGCACAAGAGCTTGCTATTGTCGGTCTGAGCAAAGAGGGGGTACTTGTCCGTCAAAGCGGAATTGATCAAAACACGCAAGTAGCGATGAGCGGGCTCATTGTCCTCAAAGGGGCTATGAGCGGATTAGGGTTTGAATGA
- a CDS encoding pentapeptide repeat-containing protein, with the protein MRVLLLVSVLAVALNAYDAAHLKKTIEEKECIGCDLRGANLSKMDFSGGDFHGSDLSKADLSGSMFEMADLNGCSLRGANTEGALFWKATMERSDLRGIHAKGANFKGAHFNGSDLSRADIRDAKVWKADFTDAILAKTDFRGSELGASKFIRNDLRTAKMKKTLLWQTYFSDTVMSKTQCTHAKKEEAMVDANVTCR; encoded by the coding sequence ATGAGAGTACTCTTGTTAGTGAGTGTTTTAGCCGTTGCTTTAAATGCTTATGATGCTGCGCATCTGAAAAAAACAATCGAAGAAAAAGAGTGTATCGGATGCGACCTTCGGGGAGCGAATTTGAGTAAAATGGATTTTAGCGGCGGTGATTTTCACGGGAGTGATCTGAGCAAAGCCGATTTGAGCGGCAGTATGTTCGAGATGGCTGACCTGAACGGGTGCAGTCTGCGCGGTGCGAATACGGAAGGGGCACTCTTTTGGAAAGCCACAATGGAGCGCAGTGATTTACGCGGAATTCACGCCAAAGGGGCTAATTTCAAGGGGGCCCATTTTAACGGAAGCGATTTGAGCCGTGCCGATATACGGGATGCGAAAGTGTGGAAAGCCGATTTTACCGATGCGATTCTTGCTAAAACCGATTTTCGGGGTTCTGAACTGGGGGCATCGAAGTTTATACGCAACGATCTGAGAACAGCCAAAATGAAAAAGACGCTCCTTTGGCAAACCTATTTCAGCGACACGGTGATGAGCAAAACGCAATGCACTCACGCCAAAAAAGAAGAGGCGATGGTCGACGCAAACGTAACGTGCCGTTAA
- a CDS encoding DUF3147 family protein: MTWLIVKYLLTAGVVVLVSEMAKRSDRLGGLIAALPLVTFLALIWLYVEQQPTEKIANHAWYTFWYVVPTLPMFLAFPILLERVGFWWAMSASVAITIVCFILFSLLVRQFGIELW; this comes from the coding sequence ATGACGTGGCTAATTGTAAAATATCTACTGACTGCCGGAGTGGTGGTTCTTGTCTCTGAAATGGCAAAACGGAGCGATAGGCTAGGGGGATTGATCGCGGCTTTACCGCTGGTTACTTTTCTGGCGTTGATTTGGCTTTACGTTGAACAGCAGCCTACGGAAAAAATTGCCAACCATGCATGGTACACGTTTTGGTATGTTGTTCCGACCTTGCCGATGTTTTTAGCGTTTCCGATTTTACTGGAAAGAGTCGGTTTTTGGTGGGCCATGAGCGCTTCGGTTGCCATTACCATAGTATGTTTTATCCTCTTTTCACTTCTCGTTCGGCAGTTTGGAATAGAGCTGTGGTGA